CTTGACGTATTTGCCCACTTTTACCCGTGGAATATTGTGATACTTGGCATAATGATAAAGTTGATCACGTGTAAGGTTAAACTTCGCCATTGCTTCAGCCACCGTATAATATTGCGGTTCATCGGGCTGAGCTATTCCTTTGGCAATATCAAAGTGCTTTTTAGAGTAACTTACCATAATCCCCTCTTTCTTTTTAGGAACTGCATTCTTTGAAGCAAGCGTATAGATGGCTGCTAAACTCATACCGAATTTATCCTGAATCTCCTGTACGCTGTACCACTCAGTGATTTCCGGGTCAGCAGCTTTCTTGCCGAAATAATTATCAATATGCTTTTTACTCCAGTAAGTTTTACCACGATTAAAAGTTCGTGGAATGTTATGCTTCTTAGCAACCACAAATATCCACGAATCAACTACATTATATTTCTCTTTGACTTCGGCGGTGGTGTAGAACTCGGTGATAGGAACTTTCTCTTGTGGCAGTCTTTTATTATAGGTAGCACTACTTTCAAAAAGCATATCTATGTCTTTTCTTCTAAT
The DNA window shown above is from Bacteroides faecium and carries:
- a CDS encoding helix-turn-helix domain-containing protein, with the protein product MSSNIDIQKKCKWCGEIFTAHKMSTAYCSHKCANLAYKERVRKERISAYQKELSFKEYNEPLKDLEQREFFAPTAAAKLLGISRATIYRYLADETIKAVQFKGKTLIRRKDIDMLFESSATYNKRLPQEKVPITEFYTTAEVKEKYNVVDSWIFVVAKKHNIPRTFNRGKTYWSKKHIDNYFGKKAADPEITEWYSVQEIQDKFGMSLAAIYTLASKNAVPKKKEGIMVSYSKKHFDIAKGIAQPDEPQYYTVAEAMAKFNLTRDQLYHYAKYHNIPRVKVGKYVKISRPELDKLFEAPKIE